From a region of the Oncorhynchus tshawytscha isolate Ot180627B linkage group LG14, Otsh_v2.0, whole genome shotgun sequence genome:
- the LOC112267435 gene encoding C5a anaphylatoxin chemotactic receptor 1, with protein sequence MDDLGSIFTDEELSLLNFTEWEFVEPEDLGPVLGPRHLFALVFYSLVFLLGVPGNALVVWVTGFRMPRSVTSLWFLNLALADLLCCLSLPLLMMPLAMDQHWPFGPVACKLLKGLIYLVMYCSVLLLVLISLDRWLLVSLPVWCQNWRRPRKAAWVCVGLWLLALLGSIPQFVYVKEVQLSTSKSECLGSHTIVSAWTITTVRFLLGFVMPFITIVACHWVVYSRAGRGSGVGSGRVSEVRSRRTLRVIFAVLLSFFLCWVPLHILDFLILLTPRHSSHSANIQLAHTLALCLAYCNSCINPLIYVCLGRGFKQSINRSLRSMLNFATEEPLPRKSISKSTSERTQEMNIM encoded by the coding sequence ATGGATGATTTGGGCTCGATTTTCACTGATGAGGAGTTGAGCCTCCTGAACTTCACTGAATGGGAATTTGTCGAGCCTGAGGACCTTGGTCCTGTGCTGGGACCCCGTCACCTGTTCGCCCTGGTGTTCTATAGCTTGGTCTTCCTGCTGGGGGTCCCGGGCAACGCTCTGGTGGTGTGGGTGACAGGCTTCCGCATGCCGCGCTCAGTCACCTCTCTGTGGTTCCTCAACCTGGCCCTGGCTGACCTGCTGTGCTGCCTGTCCCtgcccctcctcatgatgccctTGGCCATGGACCAGCACTGGCCCTTTGGCCCCGTGGCCTGCAAGCTGCTCAAGGGACTCATCTACCTGGTCATGTATTGTAGCGTGCTGCTGCTAGTACTTATCAGCCTGGACCGCTGGCTGCTGGTCAGCTTgcccgtgtggtgccagaactgGAGGAGGCCACGCAAGGCCGCCTGGGTATGTGTCGGGTTGTGGCTCCTGGCCCTGCTGGGCAGCATCCCCCAGTTTGTCTACGTGAAGGAGGTCCAGCTAAGCACCAGTAAATCAGAGTGCCTGGGATCTCACACTATAGTTAGCGCCTGGACTATCACTACAGTACGCTTCCTGTTGGGTTTTGTGATGCCATTCATCACCATCGTGGCGTGTCATTGGGTTGTGTATAGCAGGGCCGGGCGggggtctggggtggggtctgggAGGGTGAGTGAGGTGCGCTCCAGACGCACCTTGAGGGTCATTTTTGCTGTGTTGCTGAGCTTCTTCCTGTGCTGGGTTCCACTGCACATATTGGATTTCCTGATCCTATTGACCCCCCGGCACTCATCGCACAGCGCCAACATACAGCTGGCCCACACCCTGGCCCTCTGTCTTGCCTACTGTAACAGCTGCATCAACCCTCTGATCTATGTGTGTCTGGGACGAGGCTTTAAGCAGAGTATTAATCGTTCCCTGCGCAGTATGTTAAACTTCGCCACCGAGGAGCCGCTACCCAGAAAGAGCATATCCAAGAGCACATCAGAAAGAACCCAGGAGATGaatataatgtaa
- the LOC112267604 gene encoding dapper homolog 3-like, protein MYGAFSFPMTAERSRNKERMEASLTGLCELEIRKQRQECLVLGALALGEPMPENYTRNELSGFSSWGQENLTLRRHLSALQSSPWGLMLALEQQVGELRVDTDDVTYEGTQGDSRPNSGLYELSESQSPKGHSCRSDFLEPHPGWGFSSTERPKSLGYALQLTGESLMEPAPHATVPLSFAASYPYLEGITEEGTAEEPWQWDLHCAQGWEDENQATQEDFQQAMRVKGYILGLIHRYALSPRPCMPRTSLGLDPSTPYSSSINRQSSLRRKPTLHTSEHCISDPQDLYPDPECQAWWCDSLDREEWGGEAPSMEKDCYRSLPYPHFRPHSLAGGHPPSLDPTCGALDPCFSSASDSPKHYPLPHSPASYNHLVSAQYIPGQACHTPVRSPSHFPPERSPSHYLLEPSKPSQTFVSPDQSSSKPRAMGKKSYEERQSSKKPGHKTCRSQSENSLMGKRALPKRRYSTAEHPQHQRGQVPYAGPQHKNNAGGRRWCSTLELSQEEGETQGEQAHRRPPRRARHTQACSHPNHHSQVHAQPCLSEYPERAPLCRGEEGYVRAAPGESESSMSEVYSPASSSLSSDSDEGGLVWPQQLPPRLAPSASSSPKASPEASSQPKAFVKIKASHALKKKILRFRAGSLKVMTTV, encoded by the exons ATGTACGGTGCCTTTTCTTTCCCAATGACTGCGGAGCGCAGTCGGAATAAGGAGCGTATGGAGGCCAGTCTGACCGGACTTTGTGAGCTGGAGATCCGCAAGCAGAGGCAGGAGTGCCTGGTCCTCGGTGCTCTGGCCCTGGGGGAGCCCATGCCCGAAAATTACACAAGGAACGAGCTATCGGGTTTCAGCAGTTGGGGGCAAGAGAACTTGACATTGAGACGTCATCTG AGTGCGCTCCAGAGCTCCCCCTGGGGGCTGATGCTGGCACTGGAACAGCAGGTGGGCGAGCTGAGAGTGGACACAGATGATGTCACCTATGAGGGGACCCAAGGGGACAGTCGGCCCAACTCAG GGCTCTATGAGTTGAGTGAGAGCCAGTCTCCAAAGGGGCATTCCTGTCGCTCTGACTTCCTAGAGCCCCACCCTGGCTGGGGCTTCAGCAGCACAGAGAGGCCGAAGTCTCTGG GCTATGCCCTCCAGCTGACAGGTGAGAGTCTGATGGAGCCAGCCCCTCATGCTACTGTTCCCCTCTCCTTCGCCGCCTCCTATCCATACCTTGAGGGAATCACTGAGGAGGGTACGGCCGAGGAGCCCTGGCAGTGGGACCTACACTGTGCCCAGGGTTGGGAGGATGAGAACCAGGCCACCCAGGAGGATTTCCAGCAGGCCATGAGGGTTAAAGGCTACATCCTGGGTCTCATCCATCGCTACGCGCTCTCACCCCGGCCCTGCATGCCTCGTACCAGCCTGGGGCTTGACCCCTCCACCCCCTACTCCTCCAGCATAAACAGGCAGAGCAGCCTGCGAAGGAAACCTACTCTTCACACCTCCGAGCACTGCATCTCTGACCCACAGGAcctctaccctgaccctgagtgcCAGGCCTGGTGGTGTGACTCGCTAGACAGGGAGGAATGGGGGGGAGAGGCCCCATCCATGGAGAAGGACTGTTATCGGTCTTTACCCTACCCCCACTTCAGACCCCACTCCCTGGCCGGGGGCCATCCACCCTCCCTGGACCCCACTTGTGGAGCTCTGGACCCTTGTTTTAGTAGTGCGTCTGATTCCCCCAAGCACTACCCGCTGCCCCACTCCCCGGCTTCATATAACCACTTGGTCAgtgcccagtacatccctgggcaGGCCTGCCACACCCCTGTACGCTCCCCCTCACACTTTCCTCCAGAACGCTCCCCCTCACACTATCTTCTAGAACCCTCCAAGCCCAGCCAAACCTTTGTGTCCCCAGACCAGAGCAGCTCAAAGCCCAGGGCCATGGGGAAGAAAAGCtatgaggagagacagagctcCAAGAAGCCTGGCCACAAGACCTGCCGCTCCCAGTCTGAGAACAGTCTGATGGGGAAGAGGGCTCTCCCTAAGCGCAGGTACAGCACAGCCGAGCACCCCCAGCACCAGAGGGGCCAGGTCCCATATGCAGGCCCCCAGCATAAGAACAATGCTGGGGGACGACGCTGGTGCTCCACCCTGGAGCTCAGCCAGGAGGAAGGGGAGACCCAGGGTGAGCAGGCCCACAGACGCCCACCTCGTAGGGCCCGCCACACCCAGGCCTGCTCTCATCCCAACCACCACTCCCAGGTCCATGCCCAGCCTTGCCTCTCAGAATACCCAGAGAGAGCACCTCTGTGTCGGGGAGAGGAGGGCTATGTGCGGGCCGCCCCTGGGGAGTCAGAGTCCAGCATGAGTGAGGTGTACTCCCCtgcctccagctctctctccagtgattctGATGAGGGGGGGCTGGTATGGCCCCAGCAGCTGCCCCCTCGCCTGGCCCCCTCCGCTTCCTCCTCCCCTAAGGCCTCCCCAGAGGCCTCCTCGCAGCCGAAGGCCTTTGTCAAAATCAAAGCCTCTCACGCCCTGAAGAAGAAGATTCTGCGATTCCGCGCCGGCTCTCTCAAAGTCATGACCACAGTCTGA